In a single window of the Labrus mixtus chromosome 20, fLabMix1.1, whole genome shotgun sequence genome:
- the LOC132954067 gene encoding immunoglobulin lambda-1 light chain-like isoform X2: MLGTLCTLITALTYVDAVIVLTQTPAVHTVSTGQQVDLQCNIQRYDGNSVRWYKQVPGEAPQYVLSFHYSGSTLSFGSGFSSDRFNSKSSSNIDYQFIIKRAETGDSAQYFCQTWDDSASEAVFGQGTKLIVTSSSLSPPVLTVFPPSSAELQSNKASLVCLSTQSVPFADVSWSAAGSPVSSGISTSTAVQQPDQTFQISSYLSIQTSDWNMDKVYTCRVSLGSQTSEKTINKSHCSTEDQ; the protein is encoded by the exons atgctGGGGACCCTGTGCACTCTCATCACTGCTCTAACAT atgttgaTGCAGTGATAGTGCTGACCCAGACGCCTGCTGTCCACACAGTTTCTACAGGACAACAAGTTGATCTTCAATGTAACATCCAGAGATATGATGGGAATTCTGTCAGGTGGTACAAACAGGTTCCTGGTGAAGCTCCTCAGTATGTTCTGAGCTTTCACTATTCTGGCAGTACACTTAGCTTTGGATCAGGATTCTCCTCAGACAGATTCAACTCTAAATCTTCATCAAACATAGATTATCAGTTCATCAtaaagagagcagagacaggagacTCTGCTCAGTATTTCTGTCAGACATGGGATGACTCTGCTTCTGAAGCT GTATTCGGACAAGGCACCAAGCTGATTGTGACGA gctccagcctctctcctcctgtcctcacaGTCTTCCCTCCGTCCAGTGCTGAGCTCCAGTCCAACAAAGCCTCTCTGGTCTGTCTGTCCACTCAGTCTGTGCCTTTTGCAGATGTGAGCTGGTCTGCTGCTGGGAGTCCAGTGAGCAGTGGGATCTCTACCAGCACGGCCGTTCAGCAACCAGACCAGACTTTCCAAATCAGCAGCTATCTGTCCATCCAGACGTCAGACTGGAACATGGACAAGGTCTACACATGTCGAGTGTCTTTGGGCTCCCAGACTTCAGAGAAAACCATCAACAAGTCCCACTGTTCCACTGAAGACCAGTAG
- the LOC132954065 gene encoding immunoglobulin lambda-1 light chain-like isoform X1 → MLGTLCTLITALTCVSAVTLVTQKPPVVTLRRGETATMDCNLGTVTNSAARWYKQIPGGVPQFILSNYHSWSSPSYGSGFSSPKFTYTHQSQSDYRLIISTVEERDSAVYYCQTWDSSVSEIVFGQGTKLIVTSSSLSPPVLTVFPPSSAELQSNKASLVCLSTQSVPFADVSWSAAGSPVSSGISTSTAVQQPDQTFQISSYLSIQTSDWNMDKVYTCRVSLGSQTSEKTINKSHCSTEDQ, encoded by the exons atgctGGGGACCCTGTGCACTCTCATCACTGCTCTAACAT GTGTGAGTGCTGTGACGCTGGTGACACAGAAGCCTCCTGTTGTGactctgaggagaggagagacagccACCATGGACTGTAACCTGGGGACTGTGACTAACAGTGCTGCTCGTTGGTACAAACAGATTCCAGGAGGAGTTCCTCAGTTTATTCTGAGCAACTATCACAGCTGGAGCTCTCCAAGCTATGGCTCTGGTTTCTCCTCTCCAAAGTTCACATACACTCATCAGTCACAATCAGATTATCGTTTGATCATCAgcactgtggaggagagagactcAGCAGTTTATTACTGTCAGACATGGGACAGCTCTGTCAGTGAGATCGTAT TCGGACAAGGCACCAAGCTGATTGTGACGA gctccagcctctctcctcctgtcctcacaGTCTTCCCTCCGTCCAGTGCTGAGCTCCAGTCCAACAAAGCCTCTCTGGTCTGTCTGTCCACTCAGTCTGTGCCTTTTGCAGATGTGAGCTGGTCTGCTGCTGGGAGTCCAGTGAGCAGTGGGATCTCTACCAGCACGGCCGTTCAGCAACCAGACCAGACTTTCCAAATCAGCAGCTATCTGTCCATCCAGACGTCAGACTGGAACATGGACAAGGTCTACACATGTCGAGTGTCTTTGGGCTCCCAGACTTCAGAGAAAACCATCAACAAGTCCCACTGTTCCACTGAAGACCAGTAG
- the LOC132954067 gene encoding immunoglobulin lambda-1 light chain-like isoform X1, whose amino-acid sequence MLGTLCTLITALTCVSAVTLVTQKPPVVTLRRGETATMDCNLGTVTNSGARWYKQIPGGVPQYIIFFYHGDSSPFYGSGFSSPKFTSTHQSQSDYRLIISTVEERDSAVYYCSTWDGSVNEYVFGQGTKLIVTSSSLSPPVLTVFPPSSAELQSNKASLVCLSTQSVPFADVSWSAAGSPVSSGISTSTAVQQPDQTFQISSYLSIQTSDWNMDKVYTCRVSLGSQTSEKTINKSHCSTEDQ is encoded by the exons atgctGGGGACCCTGTGCACTCTCATCACTGCTCTAACAT GTGTGAGTGCTGTGACGCTGGTGACACAGAAGCCTCCTGTTGTGactctgaggagaggagagacagccACCATGGACTGTAACCTGGGGACTGTGACTAACAGTGGTGCTCGTTGGTACAAACAGATTCCAGGAGGAGTTCCTCagtatattatatttttttatcatggtGATAGCTCTCCCTTCTATGGCTCTGGTTTCTCCTCTCCAAAGTTCACATCCACTCATCAATCACAATCAGATTATCGTTTGATCATCAgcactgtggaggagagagactcAGCAGTTTATTACTGTAGCACATGGGACGGCTCTGTCAATGAGTAC GTATTCGGACAAGGCACCAAGCTGATTGTGACGA gctccagcctctctcctcctgtcctcacaGTCTTCCCTCCGTCCAGTGCTGAGCTCCAGTCCAACAAAGCCTCTCTGGTCTGTCTGTCCACTCAGTCTGTGCCTTTTGCAGATGTGAGCTGGTCTGCTGCTGGGAGTCCAGTGAGCAGTGGGATCTCTACCAGCACGGCCGTTCAGCAACCAGACCAGACTTTCCAAATCAGCAGCTATCTGTCCATCCAGACGTCAGACTGGAACATGGACAAGGTCTACACATGTCGAGTGTCTTTGGGCTCCCAGACTTCAGAGAAAACCATCAACAAGTCCCACTGTTCCACTGAAGACCAGTAG
- the LOC132954065 gene encoding immunoglobulin lambda-1 light chain-like isoform X2 gives MLGTLCTLITALTYVDAVIVLTQTPAVHTVSTGQQVDLQCNIQRADGYSVRWYKQVPGEAPQYVLRFYHSHSSPSFGSGFSSDRFNSKSSSDIDYQFIIKRAETGDSAQYFCQTWDNSAKENVFGQGTKLIVTSSSLSPPVLTVFPPSSAELQSNKASLVCLSTQSVPFADVSWSAAGSPVSSGISTSTAVQQPDQTFQISSYLSIQTSDWNMDKVYTCRVSLGSQTSEKTINKSHCSTEDQ, from the exons atgctGGGGACCCTGTGCACTCTCATCACTGCTCTAACAT atgttgaTGCAGTGATAGTGCTGACCCAGACGCCTGCTGTCCACACAGTTTCTACAGGACAACAAGTTGATCTTCAATGTAACATCCAGAGAGCTGATGGATATTCTGTCAGGTGGTACAAACAGGTTCCTGGTGAAGCTCCTCAGTATGTTCTGAGATTTTACCACTCTCACAGCTCACCTAGCTTTGGATCAGGATTCTCCTCAGACAGATTCAACTCTAAATCTTCATCAGACATAGATTATCAGTTCATCAtaaagagagcagagacaggagacTCTGCTCAGTATTTCTGTCAGACATGGGATAACTCTGCTAAGGAGAACGTAT TCGGACAAGGCACCAAGCTGATTGTGACGA gctccagcctctctcctcctgtcctcacaGTCTTCCCTCCGTCCAGTGCTGAGCTCCAGTCCAACAAAGCCTCTCTGGTCTGTCTGTCCACTCAGTCTGTGCCTTTTGCAGATGTGAGCTGGTCTGCTGCTGGGAGTCCAGTGAGCAGTGGGATCTCTACCAGCACGGCCGTTCAGCAACCAGACCAGACTTTCCAAATCAGCAGCTATCTGTCCATCCAGACGTCAGACTGGAACATGGACAAGGTCTACACATGTCGAGTGTCTTTGGGCTCCCAGACTTCAGAGAAAACCATCAACAAGTCCCACTGTTCCACTGAAGACCAGTAG